One stretch of Croceibacterium atlanticum DNA includes these proteins:
- a CDS encoding prolyl hydroxylase family protein gives MNSPMSTLQYTADFSAPDQARLARIGRKARERLTAIPECYKLPTDKAEIYAIGNFVSDEECGRLIAMVDAVAKPSRAFDIDYASGYRTSYSGDPDPNDPFIRRIQRRIDDLLGIEPRNGETIQGQRYLPGQQFQAHTDWFPPNTPYWEQEKERGGQRAYTAMIFLNDVEEGGHTNFTELGLSIEPKKGVLLAWNNADERGVPNPWTIHAGMPVVKGEKYILTKWYRARRWY, from the coding sequence ATGAATTCGCCCATGAGCACGTTGCAATATACCGCCGATTTTTCCGCCCCGGATCAGGCGCGGCTGGCCCGGATCGGGCGCAAGGCGCGGGAACGGCTGACTGCCATCCCCGAATGCTACAAGCTGCCGACGGACAAGGCGGAAATCTATGCCATCGGAAATTTCGTGTCGGACGAGGAATGCGGCCGCCTGATCGCCATGGTGGATGCCGTGGCAAAGCCCAGCCGCGCCTTCGATATCGATTACGCTTCCGGCTATCGCACGTCCTATTCCGGCGATCCCGATCCCAATGATCCCTTCATCCGCCGGATCCAGCGCCGCATCGACGATCTGCTGGGCATCGAACCGCGCAATGGCGAAACCATTCAGGGCCAGCGTTATCTGCCCGGCCAGCAATTCCAGGCGCATACGGACTGGTTTCCGCCCAATACGCCCTATTGGGAACAGGAGAAGGAACGGGGCGGCCAGCGCGCCTATACGGCGATGATCTTCCTCAACGATGTGGAAGAAGGCGGCCACACCAATTTTACCGAGCTGGGCCTGTCGATCGAACCGAAAAAGGGCGTGTTGCTGGCCTGGAACAATGCCGATGAACGCGGCGTGCCCAATCCCTGGACCATCCATGCTGGAATGCCGGTGGTCAAAGGCGAGAAATACATCCTCACCAAATGGTATCGCGCACGCCGCTGGTACTAG
- a CDS encoding chloride channel protein — protein MPFLRRISRELERFADSELLEVSQWRRRFATLSGALLVGAVAVLFAYLGEAVQRLFDHVEGRLPLLPLLLTPLVFVTLIAITRRYVPEAASSGIPQVIAASRYPQHPLGRKLISLRVAFAKLFLALGSLLGGASVGREGPTVQISAAIMLRMHKLLRVPHTPGVFIAGGAAGVAAAFNTPLAGIAFAIEELAVAYEQRVAVLVMGAVMISGLMAQGLAGNYIYFGAVSSDIPLQTMLIVAPIAGLLGGALGGLFSRLLLSFRSPEGRWSAIATRRPLLLALVCGVIVAVLGVMTNGSTWGTGYDSSVTLLRGSEMPMEFGPAKFIATLATAISGIPGGIFAPSLAVGAGFGNLMAPLFPAEQAGAVVLLGMAGYFVGVVRTPLTAVIILSEATGSTTIILPLFATALIGDWAGSQICRERLYHVLARNFMPKDDGKDDEGKAGGKPAG, from the coding sequence ATGCCATTTTTGCGCCGCATTTCACGAGAGCTGGAGCGATTCGCCGATTCCGAACTGCTCGAGGTTTCCCAGTGGCGAAGGCGGTTTGCCACATTGAGCGGAGCGTTGCTGGTCGGCGCGGTGGCGGTGCTGTTCGCCTATCTGGGTGAAGCGGTGCAGCGGCTGTTCGATCATGTCGAAGGTCGCCTGCCGCTTCTGCCCCTGCTGCTCACTCCGCTGGTTTTCGTAACCCTGATCGCGATTACCAGGCGATATGTACCGGAAGCGGCGAGTTCGGGCATTCCGCAAGTCATCGCCGCCAGCCGCTATCCGCAGCATCCGCTGGGGCGGAAACTGATTTCGCTGAGAGTGGCCTTTGCCAAGCTGTTCCTGGCCTTGGGTTCTCTCCTTGGCGGCGCGTCGGTCGGGCGTGAAGGGCCGACCGTGCAAATCAGCGCTGCAATCATGCTGCGAATGCATAAATTGCTGCGCGTGCCGCATACGCCCGGCGTCTTCATCGCAGGCGGCGCAGCCGGTGTGGCGGCGGCTTTCAACACGCCGCTGGCCGGGATCGCCTTCGCTATTGAAGAACTTGCTGTCGCCTATGAACAGCGCGTCGCGGTGCTGGTGATGGGCGCCGTCATGATCTCCGGCCTGATGGCGCAGGGGCTTGCGGGCAATTACATTTATTTTGGCGCCGTATCCTCCGACATTCCGCTCCAGACCATGTTGATAGTGGCTCCCATCGCCGGGTTGCTGGGTGGTGCGCTGGGCGGCCTGTTTTCGCGCCTGTTGCTTTCCTTCCGCTCGCCGGAAGGGCGGTGGAGCGCAATTGCCACTCGCCGCCCGCTATTGCTGGCGCTGGTTTGCGGCGTGATCGTGGCCGTGCTGGGGGTGATGACCAATGGCTCCACCTGGGGGACGGGTTATGATTCTTCGGTCACGCTGCTGCGTGGTTCGGAAATGCCGATGGAATTCGGTCCGGCCAAATTTATCGCCACACTGGCGACTGCGATAAGCGGAATTCCCGGCGGGATCTTCGCCCCCTCGCTGGCGGTCGGCGCGGGCTTCGGCAATCTGATGGCGCCGCTGTTCCCGGCGGAGCAAGCGGGCGCGGTCGTATTGCTGGGAATGGCCGGCTATTTCGTCGGCGTTGTCCGCACGCCGCTCACGGCGGTCATCATCCTCAGCGAAGCGACCGGCAGCACCACGATTATCCTGCCGCTATTCGCCACGGCCCTGATTGGCGACTGGGCGGGGAGCCAGATCTGCCGGGAACGGCTCTATCACGTGCTGGCGCGGAACTTCATGCCGAAGGACGACGGCAAGGATGATGAGGGCAAGGCGGGGGGCAAGCCGGCCGGCTGA
- a CDS encoding DUF819 family protein, producing the protein MTGTGFQPVLVIWAFITVVALTFAIDQSRAGKFIPGPLALMFVPLALTNFGVLPTEAPIYDAIIDISVPMGVAMLLLRADIAEIIRNGGPMLGLFFIGILGSTLGMAVAFLLFDFGSGEAALGATMYAFMTGSTVNVIAVAQAVQMDPTEFSALFASSVIVSPAYLALIVFLMRAPFVSTFVRCRAGSSYGHSSVSKDAGSQADRSDAAKTAPMIGAPLGQLVAIGYALGVYLAVGYSMEAIGYGHLTILAVTVVAILVGNLARPFRRIVRGDREMGMVFLYLFICALAAQIDLTVLGAMAGKIILFWVMALAVHLGSMLVAGRFLRVDPHLLLLASHAGIGGPSSTAAIAGFQGRDDLVTPSILCALSGILIGTFLGVGWYGIVS; encoded by the coding sequence ATGACGGGCACAGGCTTTCAGCCCGTTCTTGTAATCTGGGCCTTCATTACCGTCGTGGCCCTTACATTCGCGATCGATCAATCGCGCGCCGGAAAGTTCATACCGGGACCGCTCGCCCTGATGTTCGTTCCGCTCGCTCTCACCAATTTCGGAGTGCTGCCGACCGAGGCTCCGATCTATGACGCCATCATAGATATTTCCGTGCCCATGGGCGTGGCCATGCTGCTTCTTCGCGCGGATATTGCGGAAATCATCCGCAATGGCGGCCCCATGCTGGGCCTTTTCTTCATCGGTATCCTGGGAAGCACTCTCGGCATGGCCGTGGCCTTCCTGCTGTTCGATTTCGGCTCTGGTGAAGCTGCGCTTGGCGCGACGATGTATGCGTTCATGACTGGCAGCACAGTCAATGTCATCGCCGTTGCCCAGGCAGTGCAGATGGACCCGACCGAATTTTCCGCGCTGTTCGCGTCGAGCGTGATCGTCAGTCCAGCCTATCTGGCGCTGATCGTCTTCCTGATGCGCGCGCCGTTCGTCAGCACATTTGTGCGTTGCCGGGCCGGTTCGTCTTATGGACATTCCAGCGTCAGCAAGGACGCGGGCAGTCAGGCAGACCGATCCGATGCCGCGAAAACCGCGCCCATGATCGGCGCCCCTTTGGGCCAGCTTGTGGCAATAGGTTACGCGCTCGGAGTATATCTGGCGGTCGGCTATTCCATGGAGGCGATCGGATATGGCCATCTTACCATCCTCGCCGTCACGGTAGTCGCTATCCTGGTGGGCAACCTTGCCAGGCCGTTCCGCCGCATCGTTCGTGGCGATCGCGAAATGGGAATGGTCTTTCTATATCTGTTCATTTGTGCGCTCGCCGCGCAGATAGATCTGACCGTTCTTGGGGCGATGGCTGGAAAGATCATCCTTTTCTGGGTCATGGCGCTTGCCGTCCATCTCGGTTCCATGCTGGTTGCAGGAAGGTTTCTGAGGGTTGACCCCCATCTGCTGCTTCTTGCATCGCATGCCGGGATCGGTGGGCCATCATCCACGGCGGCCATCGCCGGATTCCAGGGGCGCGACGATCTCGTGACGCCCAGCATATTATGCGCGCTTTCCGGTATATTGATCGGCACGTTCCTCGGTGTCGGCTGGTACGGAATTGTTTCCTGA
- a CDS encoding amidohydrolase family protein: MRRCTDISRLAGRLAGQLFLVALVFALHVTMPVGTKAQEAPSAEVVLRTSRIIDGNGGILLRRDILVRDGRIAAIMPHGGRYDYDLRGMTVMPGWIDTHSHIAARVDSAGNYVLPGDLGAGETPQQAALAVAINGWKTLRAGFTTIQSPGDPLDGPLRDIVAESAFPVPRILTSLGVIQAEHATTPAMAVAAIRRLKAEGADFIKLFADGHGEMSQDVLAAACAEARGLGLRSVVHSQSLAATRRTIAAGCTTIEHGNSLDPGVLRAMKDAGMFLDPNLDVTVHYARRERDLPEAASYSHGDKKLMPPGYHQSVETFRMALASGVQIAFGSDAVAGTHGENADEFVWRVIDGGQSPMEAITSATSVSASSIGLDDRIGRVESGMIADLVAVEENPLNDIRKVKHVRFVMRGGIVHRFDPLAEEGI; encoded by the coding sequence ATGCGTCGGTGCACGGATATTTCGCGCCTTGCTGGCAGACTGGCTGGCCAGCTTTTTCTGGTCGCGCTCGTCTTCGCATTGCATGTCACCATGCCGGTCGGGACGAAAGCGCAGGAAGCGCCGTCCGCGGAAGTGGTGCTGCGAACTTCGCGCATCATAGACGGCAATGGCGGCATATTGCTGCGGCGCGACATATTGGTGCGAGACGGGCGGATTGCGGCCATCATGCCCCATGGCGGGCGTTATGATTACGATTTGCGCGGGATGACTGTAATGCCGGGCTGGATCGATACGCATTCGCATATCGCTGCGAGAGTCGATTCTGCGGGAAATTATGTTCTGCCAGGCGATCTGGGTGCAGGTGAAACCCCGCAGCAGGCTGCGCTGGCCGTGGCTATTAACGGATGGAAAACGCTCCGGGCCGGGTTCACGACGATCCAGAGTCCGGGCGACCCGCTGGATGGCCCGTTGCGCGATATCGTGGCCGAAAGCGCTTTTCCCGTGCCGCGCATCCTTACATCACTTGGCGTCATCCAGGCTGAGCACGCGACCACGCCCGCAATGGCTGTTGCGGCAATCCGGCGGTTGAAAGCGGAGGGAGCGGACTTCATCAAGCTCTTCGCTGATGGACATGGCGAAATGTCCCAGGATGTTCTCGCTGCAGCCTGTGCGGAAGCGCGAGGGCTGGGCTTGCGCAGTGTGGTCCATTCCCAGTCGCTTGCCGCGACACGGCGGACCATCGCCGCCGGTTGCACCACGATAGAGCATGGCAATTCGCTCGATCCCGGGGTCCTTCGGGCCATGAAAGATGCAGGCATGTTTCTTGACCCGAATCTGGATGTGACTGTGCATTATGCGCGGCGGGAGCGGGACCTGCCCGAAGCCGCTTCCTACAGTCATGGCGACAAGAAACTGATGCCGCCGGGGTACCACCAATCCGTGGAGACGTTCCGGATGGCGCTGGCGTCAGGGGTGCAGATTGCTTTCGGCAGCGATGCCGTGGCGGGCACGCATGGCGAGAATGCTGACGAATTCGTCTGGCGAGTCATCGATGGCGGGCAGTCCCCGATGGAAGCCATAACCAGCGCCACTTCCGTTTCCGCCAGCTCAATCGGGCTGGATGACCGGATCGGGCGGGTCGAGTCCGGGATGATTGCCGATCTGGTGGCGGTGGAAGAAAACCCGCTGAATGACATTCGAAAGGTCAAGCATGTGCGCTTCGTGATGAGAGGCGGCATCGTTCATCGCTTCGATCCGCTGGCTGAGGAGGGCATATGA
- a CDS encoding M20/M25/M40 family metallo-hydrolase: protein MKSFAFAVGVLAMPAILHAQAPAGLAEQADTALEADRMAWDFVEGITTEVGPRMPGTEAEARGRKWAMAWLEANGFANVANEPYMMQTWLRREEEAEIVSPFPQPMAITALGNSASTGPEGITAQVVGLPSYAALQALPDGALEGKIAFITHDMRVTQDGSGYSFAGPARWTGPAVAASKGAIATVIRSIGTDNHRTPHTGGTNFPEGTRPIPAGALSNPDADNLERMLERAEQVRMKLVLTPQVVGETESGNVVAEITGRDVSLPPVLLACHLDSWDLGTGAIDDGAGCGIIAAAAKNVAATGQPLRTIRLLFAGAEEVGVFGGAAYARAHGDEPVAVAIESDFGADRIWRIDTNFAESNEGLHNRLAEAVARFGVAPSTAVATGGADIGIARDQGTAIIDLQQDGTRYFDLHHTPDDTLDKVDPAQLRQNVAVWTQVVGILANEAGSIKPAE, encoded by the coding sequence ATGAAATCATTCGCTTTCGCGGTTGGCGTTCTGGCCATGCCTGCCATTCTTCATGCCCAGGCGCCGGCAGGGCTTGCCGAACAGGCCGACACGGCGCTGGAAGCGGACAGGATGGCGTGGGATTTCGTTGAGGGGATCACCACCGAAGTCGGCCCGCGAATGCCGGGAACCGAGGCTGAAGCACGCGGGCGCAAATGGGCAATGGCCTGGTTGGAGGCCAACGGCTTCGCCAATGTCGCGAACGAACCCTATATGATGCAGACCTGGCTGCGCCGAGAGGAAGAGGCGGAGATCGTCTCACCATTCCCGCAGCCCATGGCGATCACCGCCCTTGGCAACAGCGCATCGACCGGTCCGGAAGGAATTACCGCCCAAGTGGTTGGCCTGCCGTCCTACGCCGCATTGCAGGCTTTGCCCGATGGGGCGCTGGAGGGGAAGATCGCCTTTATCACGCACGATATGCGCGTGACGCAGGATGGATCGGGATATAGTTTTGCAGGCCCGGCGCGCTGGACCGGCCCCGCTGTCGCCGCGAGCAAGGGCGCCATCGCCACCGTGATCCGCTCTATCGGCACGGATAATCACCGCACACCGCATACGGGCGGAACGAATTTTCCCGAAGGCACCCGGCCCATTCCCGCCGGGGCGCTCAGCAATCCCGATGCCGATAATCTCGAACGTATGCTGGAGCGTGCCGAACAGGTGCGGATGAAGCTGGTGCTGACGCCGCAGGTCGTGGGCGAAACGGAAAGCGGTAATGTGGTGGCCGAAATCACGGGCCGCGATGTTTCGCTGCCGCCTGTCCTGCTGGCATGTCATCTCGATAGCTGGGATCTGGGCACCGGTGCCATCGATGACGGCGCAGGCTGCGGCATCATTGCCGCCGCGGCGAAGAATGTTGCCGCCACCGGGCAGCCCCTGCGTACGATCCGGCTGCTTTTCGCCGGGGCGGAGGAAGTTGGCGTCTTTGGTGGAGCAGCCTATGCCAGGGCGCATGGGGATGAACCCGTGGCCGTCGCCATCGAAAGCGATTTCGGCGCGGACCGGATCTGGCGGATCGACACCAACTTTGCCGAGAGCAATGAGGGGCTGCACAACAGGCTGGCGGAGGCAGTAGCCCGCTTTGGCGTGGCACCGTCCACGGCAGTAGCGACGGGCGGCGCGGATATCGGCATCGCCCGCGATCAGGGCACCGCGATCATCGATCTGCAGCAGGACGGCACGCGGTATTTCGACCTGCATCACACCCCGGACGATACGCTGGACAAGGTGGATCCGGCCCAATTGCGCCAGAACGTGGCCGTGTGGACCCAGGTAGTAGGTATCCTTGCCAATGAGGCCGGGTCGATCAAGCCGGCGGAATAG
- a CDS encoding RcnB family protein, whose protein sequence is MKNSGFVALAVALSMPAIAGEAAAAADNQWRNKGERALQHQRNNESARSNRDRAPRMSDNRGGNENGRVERRNDRNADRGNREPDRRETRSRDRTSDNRRDYDRDRTTWRDNDRNRSYRDNDRNRSYTDRDRNRSYRDNDRRWNDNRRQTVRRDHRDWDRRWRNNNRYDWQRYRRANRSVFSLGFYYSPYRNYSYRRLGTGFRLDSLFYSSRYWINDPWRYRLPAVYGPYRWVRYYDDVLLVDIYDGRVVDVIYDFFW, encoded by the coding sequence TTGAAAAACAGTGGCTTTGTGGCGCTTGCCGTGGCCCTGTCCATGCCCGCAATCGCCGGAGAGGCCGCGGCCGCCGCCGATAACCAGTGGCGCAACAAGGGCGAACGTGCACTTCAACACCAGCGCAACAATGAATCTGCGCGTTCCAACCGCGATCGTGCCCCACGCATGTCGGACAATCGCGGCGGAAACGAAAATGGCCGTGTCGAACGCCGTAATGATCGCAATGCGGACCGCGGCAATCGCGAACCGGATCGCAGGGAGACACGCTCCCGCGATCGGACCAGTGACAACCGGCGTGACTATGACCGCGACCGCACGACATGGCGCGATAATGACCGCAACCGGTCCTATCGGGACAATGACCGGAACCGTTCCTATACCGACCGGGATCGTAATCGCAGCTATCGCGACAATGATCGCCGCTGGAACGACAACCGCCGCCAGACCGTAAGGCGCGATCACCGCGATTGGGACCGCCGCTGGCGCAACAATAATCGTTATGACTGGCAGCGTTATCGCCGTGCTAATCGCAGCGTGTTCAGCCTGGGCTTCTATTATTCGCCCTATCGGAATTATTCCTATCGCCGGCTTGGCACCGGGTTCCGTCTCGACTCGCTGTTCTATTCCAGCCGGTACTGGATCAACGATCCGTGGCGCTATCGCCTGCCTGCGGTTTACGGCCCCTATCGCTGGGTCCGCTATTACGACGATGTGCTGCTGGTAGATATTTATGACGGCCGCGTGGTCGACGTGATTTACGACTTCTTCTGGTAA
- the ettA gene encoding energy-dependent translational throttle protein EttA, producing MAAQYAYVMKNMTKTFPGAQKPVLTDINLQFYQGAKIGIVGPNGAGKSTLMKIMAGIDTDFTGEAWPGENITVGYLPQEPELDPTKNVLENVKDGAREIADMVDRFNAISAEMGDPQDDTDFDALMEEMGTLQEKIDAVDGWTLDNQLEIAMEALRCPPSDWEVANLSGGEKRRVALTRLLIQKPSILLLDEPTNHLDAESVEWLENHLKEYAGAVLMITHDRYFLDNVVGWILELDRGKYFPYEGNYSTYLEKKAKRLAQEEREESGRSKALREELEWIRQTPSARQTKSKARIRKFEQLQEAQSDRRPGKAQIVIQVPERLGGKVIEAKNISKAYGDKLLFENLSFMLPPGGIVGVIGPNGAGKSTLFKIITGKETPDEGEIQIGETVRLGYVDQSRDHLDPKHNVWEEISDGLDYMKVNGHDMSTRAYVGAFNFKGQDQQKNVGKLSGGERNRVHMAKMLKQGGNVLLLDEPTNDLDVETLSALEDAIENFAGCAVVISHDRFFLDRLATHILAFEGDSHVEWFEGNFAAYEEDRRRRLGDAADRPTRLAYKKLTR from the coding sequence ATGGCCGCCCAATACGCATACGTCATGAAGAACATGACGAAGACCTTCCCCGGCGCACAGAAGCCGGTGCTGACCGATATCAACCTCCAGTTCTACCAGGGTGCCAAGATCGGCATCGTGGGCCCGAACGGCGCGGGTAAATCCACGCTGATGAAGATCATGGCGGGCATCGATACCGATTTCACCGGCGAAGCCTGGCCGGGCGAGAACATCACGGTCGGCTATCTGCCGCAGGAACCGGAACTGGACCCGACCAAGAACGTGCTGGAAAACGTCAAGGACGGCGCGCGCGAAATCGCCGACATGGTCGATCGCTTCAACGCGATCAGCGCCGAAATGGGCGATCCGCAGGATGACACCGATTTCGATGCCCTGATGGAAGAAATGGGCACGCTGCAGGAAAAGATCGACGCGGTCGATGGCTGGACGCTCGACAACCAGCTGGAAATCGCGATGGAGGCCCTGCGTTGCCCGCCTTCCGACTGGGAAGTGGCGAACCTTTCCGGCGGTGAAAAGCGCCGCGTCGCCCTCACCCGCCTGCTGATCCAGAAACCGTCCATCCTGCTGCTGGACGAACCGACCAACCATCTTGACGCCGAAAGCGTCGAATGGCTGGAAAACCACCTGAAGGAATATGCGGGCGCGGTGCTGATGATCACCCACGACCGCTACTTCCTGGACAATGTGGTGGGCTGGATCCTCGAACTCGATCGCGGGAAATACTTCCCCTACGAAGGCAATTACTCGACCTATCTGGAAAAGAAGGCCAAGCGCCTGGCCCAGGAAGAACGCGAGGAAAGCGGCCGTTCCAAGGCGCTGCGCGAAGAGCTGGAATGGATCCGGCAGACGCCCAGTGCCCGCCAGACCAAGAGCAAGGCCCGTATCCGCAAGTTCGAACAATTGCAGGAGGCACAGTCCGACCGCAGGCCGGGCAAGGCGCAGATCGTCATCCAGGTGCCCGAACGCCTGGGCGGCAAGGTGATCGAAGCCAAGAACATCTCCAAGGCCTATGGCGACAAATTGCTGTTCGAAAACCTGTCCTTCATGCTGCCGCCGGGTGGCATTGTGGGTGTGATCGGGCCGAACGGCGCGGGTAAATCCACCCTGTTCAAGATCATCACCGGCAAGGAAACGCCCGATGAAGGCGAAATCCAGATCGGCGAAACCGTGCGGCTGGGCTATGTCGACCAGAGCCGTGACCATCTCGATCCCAAGCACAATGTCTGGGAAGAGATTTCCGACGGGCTCGATTACATGAAGGTCAATGGCCACGACATGTCGACGCGGGCCTATGTCGGCGCCTTCAACTTCAAGGGGCAGGACCAGCAGAAGAATGTCGGCAAGCTGTCCGGCGGTGAACGCAACCGCGTGCACATGGCCAAGATGCTGAAGCAGGGCGGCAACGTGCTGCTGCTGGACGAACCGACCAACGATCTCGACGTGGAAACCCTCTCTGCGCTGGAAGACGCGATCGAGAATTTCGCCGGTTGTGCCGTGGTCATCTCGCATGACCGCTTCTTCCTGGACCGGCTGGCCACGCATATCCTGGCATTCGAAGGCGATAGCCATGTCGAATGGTTCGAAGGCAATTTCGCCGCTTACGAGGAAGACCGCCGCCGCCGCCTTGGCGATGCGGCCGATCGTCCGACCCGCCTCGCCTACAAGAAGCTGACGCGGTAA
- a CDS encoding acylphosphatase, protein MTAIRLSIHGRVQGVFYRDWTVRNARELGLGGWVRNCPDGTVAAHLQGEEAAVRTMIARMRSGPAARVDRIEQQAAMPDADISSFQRR, encoded by the coding sequence ATGACTGCAATCCGCCTTTCCATCCACGGCCGCGTACAGGGCGTTTTCTACCGCGACTGGACGGTGCGCAATGCGCGCGAACTCGGGCTTGGTGGCTGGGTCCGCAATTGTCCGGACGGCACCGTGGCCGCCCATCTGCAAGGGGAAGAGGCTGCCGTTCGGACCATGATCGCGCGGATGCGATCCGGCCCCGCCGCACGAGTGGACCGCATCGAACAGCAAGCCGCCATGCCCGACGCGGACATCTCCAGCTTTCAGAGACGCTGA